A stretch of the Rosa rugosa chromosome 5, drRosRugo1.1, whole genome shotgun sequence genome encodes the following:
- the LOC133709561 gene encoding ubiquinone biosynthesis protein COQ4 homolog, mitochondrial isoform X3, producing MIGGARVRLNRWQQAAVAVGSAVGALLDPRRADLIAALGETTGKPAFERVVQRMKSSPEGRAILLEQPRVISANVGHAWDLPPNTFGAAYAKFMGSRNFSPDDRPPVRFMETDELAYVAMRAREVHDFWHTLFDLPTNLMGESALKVIEFQQMYLPMCLMSVIGGSVRFNEKQRKLFFQHYFPWAIRAGMQSTDLMCIYYEKHFHEDLEDVRRKWGITPAPAAPKQTQAAAASPGLVEKP from the exons ATGATCGGAGGCGCTCGTGTTCGGCTGAACCGGTGGCAGCAGGCGGCGGTGGCGGTTGGTTCGGCGGTGGGAGCATTGCTGGACCCAAGAAGAGCTGACCTGATAGCAGCTCTGGGGGAGACAACTGGGAAGCCGGCATTCGAAAGAGTTGTTCAGAGAATGAAGAGTAGCCCTGAAGGCAGA GCCATACTGTTGGAGCAACCCCGTGTAATATCTGCAAATGTGGGTCATGCATGGGATCTTCCGCCGAATACATTTGGTGCTGCCTATGCGAAGTTCATGGGATCTAGGAACTTCTCTCCAGATGATCGACCACCAGTGCGTTTCATGGAAACAGATGAACTTGCATATGTAGCCATGAGGGCTCGTGAGGTGCACGACTTCTGGCACACCTTGTTTGACCTTCCAACAAACTTGATGGGTGAGTCAGCACTCAAAGTAATAGAGTTTCAGCAAATGTACCTTCCCATGTGCTTGATGTCCGTTATAGGAGGCTCTGTGAGGTTCAATGAGAAGCAAAGAAAATTGTTCTTCCAGCACTACTTTCCTTGGGCCATTCGAGCTGGTATGCAGTCAACAGATCTCATGTGTATTTATTATGAGAAACACTTTCATGAGGATTTGGAGGATGTTCGGAGAAAGTGGGGTATAACTCCTGCTCCTGCTGCACCTAAACAAACCCAAGCAGCAGCAGCTTCACCTGGTCTAGTGGAGAAGCCATAA
- the LOC133709562 gene encoding protein SPIRAL1-like 1 has protein sequence MKWKFNKGVRRGVCIYIEHTSLSRSTLHSLSLSLSLLLPPSSSQISSQPPPELSLKNMGRGVSSGGGQSSLDYLFGSGEAPKPGTNNVQAPPREVQTVSEPTPKPTASPPPPKPESVDITKQIPAGIHSTSSNNYLRADGQNTGNFITDRPSTKVHSAPGGGSSLGYLFGGPGPAEN, from the exons atGAAATGGAAGTTTAATAAAGGAGTGAGGAGGGGTGTATGTATTTATATAGAGCACACTAGTCTCAGTCGCTCAACCttacactctctctctctctctctctctctgctcctCCCTCCTTCCTCTTCACAAATCTCATCTCAACCACCGCCAG AGTTATCGTTGAAGAATATGGGTCGTGGAGTCAGCAGTGGTGGGGGTCAGAGTTCCTTGGACTATCTTTTTGGGAGTGGAGAGGCTCCAAAGCCAGGCACAAACAATGTCCAAGCTCCACCAAGGGAAGTGCAGACTGTGAGTGAACCTACTCCCAAACCTACtgcttctcctcctccccccaAACCTGAATCAGTAGATATCACCAAGCAGATTCCAGCTGGTATCCATAGCACTTCTTCAAATAACTACCTGCGTGCAGATGGCCAAAACACTGGAAACTTCATTACG GATCGACCCTCAACTAAGGTCCACTCTGCCCCGGGTGGTGGATCTTCTCTGGGTTACCTCTTTGGTGGACCTGGACCAGCTGAAAACTGA
- the LOC133709666 gene encoding putative methylesterase 11, chloroplastic isoform X1: MGNSMACFSPAHIPKKLSTNLSRKPSKRSPNSSPFFGSSASTRRTKGSPKKTSQTLADDLMLQQQAIEAVLLFQNHQKNNGSQPFNRSTSVVFPAPGPKKNQAFTKSSSSRQPLVSETLFQPLELVDKQQDVKIDGLETNHFVLVHGGGFGAWCWYKTMTLLEESGFKVDAVDLTGSGIHSFDTNSITSLAQYVKPLTEILENLEEGKKVILVGHDFGGTCISYAMELFPSKIAKAIFISAAMLTSGQSTLNLFAQQTGSNDLMRQAQIFLYANGKDQPPTAIGLGKKFTEDLLFNQSPAKDVALASVSMRPIPFAPVTEKLSLSDKNYGSVRRFFIVTQEDHAISVPLQEAMLESNPPEQFYRLKGSDHAPFFSRPQALHRILVEISQVPPNLS; encoded by the exons ATGGGAAACTCAATGGCATGCTTCTCCCCTGCGCACATACCAAAGAAGCTGAGCACCAACTTGTCAAGGAAGCCCTCCAAGAGGTCACCCAACTCTTCACCTTTCTTTGGCTCCTCGGCTAGTACTAGAAGAACCAAGGGTTCTCCCAAGAAGACGTCACAGACCCTTGCTGATGATTTGATGCTTCAACAACAAGCTATAGAGGCGGTTCTGTTGTTCCAGAACCACCAGAAGAACAATGGATCGCAACCCTTCAACCGGTCCACCTCTGTGGTGTTTCCGGCTCCTGGACCAAAGAAGAATCAGGCCTTCACAAAAAGCTCCAGCTCTAGGCAGCCTTTGGTTTCTGAGACTCTCTTTCAGCCTCTTGAGCTTGTTGACAAGCAG CAGGATGTAAAGATTGATGGGCTGGAAACAAATCATTTTGTACTTGTTCACGGAGGTGGATTTGGTGCTTGGTGCTGGTATAAAACAATGACACTTCTAGAAGAAAGTGGGTTCAAGGTTGATGCAGTTGACTTAACTGGTTCCGGAATCCACTCATTTGATACAAACAGCATTACAAGTCTTGCACAATATGTGAAGCCACTTACTGAAATCCTTGAGAATCTAGAGGAGGGGAAAAAG GTCATTTTGGTTGGACATGATTTTGGTGGTACATGTATCTCATATGCAATGGAGTTGTTTCCATCTAAAATTGCAAAGGCCATCTTCATATCTGCAGCAATGTTAACTAGTGGGCAGAGTACTCTTAATCTGTTTGCTCAACAG ACAGGCTCGAACGATCTGATGCGTCAGGCTCAGATATTCTTGTATGCAAATGGGAAGGATCAGCCTCCTACTGCTATTGGTCTCGGCAAAAAATTTACCGAAGACTTATTGTTCAATCAAAGTCCAGCAAAG GATGTTGCATTGGCATCAGTATCAATGAGGCCAATCCCTTTTGCACCAGTAACTGAGAAGCTCTCTCTTTCTGACAAGAATTACGGATCTGTCAGGCGGTTTTTTATAGTCACTCAAGAAGATCATGCCATCAGCGTTCCACTACAGGAGGCAATGCTAGAATCAAACCCGCCAGAACAGTTTTATCGACTAAAAGGCTCTGATCATGCACCTTTTTTCTCAAGGCCTCAGGCTTTGCATAGGATATTAGTAGAGATATCCCAGGTTCCACCAAATCTGAGTTGA
- the LOC133709561 gene encoding ubiquinone biosynthesis protein COQ4 homolog, mitochondrial isoform X2: MDLKEKRVAATMIGGARVRLNRWQQAAVAVGSAVGALLDPRRADLIAALGETTGKPAFERVVQRMKSSPEGRAILLEQPRVISANVGHAWDLPPNTFGAAYAKFMGSRNFSPDDRPPVRFMETDELAYVAMRAREVHDFWHTLFDLPTNLMGESALKVIEFQQMYLPMCLMSVIGGSVRFNEKQRKLFFQHYFPWAIRAGMQSTDLMCIYYEKHFHEDLEDVRRKWGITPAPAAPKQTQAAAASPGLVEKP, translated from the exons AT GGATTTGAAGGAAAAGAGGGTAGCAGCCACCATGATCGGAGGCGCTCGTGTTCGGCTGAACCGGTGGCAGCAGGCGGCGGTGGCGGTTGGTTCGGCGGTGGGAGCATTGCTGGACCCAAGAAGAGCTGACCTGATAGCAGCTCTGGGGGAGACAACTGGGAAGCCGGCATTCGAAAGAGTTGTTCAGAGAATGAAGAGTAGCCCTGAAGGCAGA GCCATACTGTTGGAGCAACCCCGTGTAATATCTGCAAATGTGGGTCATGCATGGGATCTTCCGCCGAATACATTTGGTGCTGCCTATGCGAAGTTCATGGGATCTAGGAACTTCTCTCCAGATGATCGACCACCAGTGCGTTTCATGGAAACAGATGAACTTGCATATGTAGCCATGAGGGCTCGTGAGGTGCACGACTTCTGGCACACCTTGTTTGACCTTCCAACAAACTTGATGGGTGAGTCAGCACTCAAAGTAATAGAGTTTCAGCAAATGTACCTTCCCATGTGCTTGATGTCCGTTATAGGAGGCTCTGTGAGGTTCAATGAGAAGCAAAGAAAATTGTTCTTCCAGCACTACTTTCCTTGGGCCATTCGAGCTGGTATGCAGTCAACAGATCTCATGTGTATTTATTATGAGAAACACTTTCATGAGGATTTGGAGGATGTTCGGAGAAAGTGGGGTATAACTCCTGCTCCTGCTGCACCTAAACAAACCCAAGCAGCAGCAGCTTCACCTGGTCTAGTGGAGAAGCCATAA
- the LOC133709666 gene encoding putative methylesterase 11, chloroplastic isoform X2 — MGNSMACFSPAHIPKKLSTNLSRKPSKRSPNSSPFFGSSASTRRTKGSPKKTSQTLADDLMLQQQAIEAVLLFQNHQKNNGSQPFNRSTSVVFPAPGPKKNQAFTKSSSSRQPLVSETLFQPLELVDKQDVKIDGLETNHFVLVHGGGFGAWCWYKTMTLLEESGFKVDAVDLTGSGIHSFDTNSITSLAQYVKPLTEILENLEEGKKVILVGHDFGGTCISYAMELFPSKIAKAIFISAAMLTSGQSTLNLFAQQTGSNDLMRQAQIFLYANGKDQPPTAIGLGKKFTEDLLFNQSPAKDVALASVSMRPIPFAPVTEKLSLSDKNYGSVRRFFIVTQEDHAISVPLQEAMLESNPPEQFYRLKGSDHAPFFSRPQALHRILVEISQVPPNLS; from the exons ATGGGAAACTCAATGGCATGCTTCTCCCCTGCGCACATACCAAAGAAGCTGAGCACCAACTTGTCAAGGAAGCCCTCCAAGAGGTCACCCAACTCTTCACCTTTCTTTGGCTCCTCGGCTAGTACTAGAAGAACCAAGGGTTCTCCCAAGAAGACGTCACAGACCCTTGCTGATGATTTGATGCTTCAACAACAAGCTATAGAGGCGGTTCTGTTGTTCCAGAACCACCAGAAGAACAATGGATCGCAACCCTTCAACCGGTCCACCTCTGTGGTGTTTCCGGCTCCTGGACCAAAGAAGAATCAGGCCTTCACAAAAAGCTCCAGCTCTAGGCAGCCTTTGGTTTCTGAGACTCTCTTTCAGCCTCTTGAGCTTGTTGACAAGCAG GATGTAAAGATTGATGGGCTGGAAACAAATCATTTTGTACTTGTTCACGGAGGTGGATTTGGTGCTTGGTGCTGGTATAAAACAATGACACTTCTAGAAGAAAGTGGGTTCAAGGTTGATGCAGTTGACTTAACTGGTTCCGGAATCCACTCATTTGATACAAACAGCATTACAAGTCTTGCACAATATGTGAAGCCACTTACTGAAATCCTTGAGAATCTAGAGGAGGGGAAAAAG GTCATTTTGGTTGGACATGATTTTGGTGGTACATGTATCTCATATGCAATGGAGTTGTTTCCATCTAAAATTGCAAAGGCCATCTTCATATCTGCAGCAATGTTAACTAGTGGGCAGAGTACTCTTAATCTGTTTGCTCAACAG ACAGGCTCGAACGATCTGATGCGTCAGGCTCAGATATTCTTGTATGCAAATGGGAAGGATCAGCCTCCTACTGCTATTGGTCTCGGCAAAAAATTTACCGAAGACTTATTGTTCAATCAAAGTCCAGCAAAG GATGTTGCATTGGCATCAGTATCAATGAGGCCAATCCCTTTTGCACCAGTAACTGAGAAGCTCTCTCTTTCTGACAAGAATTACGGATCTGTCAGGCGGTTTTTTATAGTCACTCAAGAAGATCATGCCATCAGCGTTCCACTACAGGAGGCAATGCTAGAATCAAACCCGCCAGAACAGTTTTATCGACTAAAAGGCTCTGATCATGCACCTTTTTTCTCAAGGCCTCAGGCTTTGCATAGGATATTAGTAGAGATATCCCAGGTTCCACCAAATCTGAGTTGA
- the LOC133709561 gene encoding ubiquinone biosynthesis protein COQ4 homolog, mitochondrial isoform X1 — MVESIVRVAEIYCFPRDLKEKRVAATMIGGARVRLNRWQQAAVAVGSAVGALLDPRRADLIAALGETTGKPAFERVVQRMKSSPEGRAILLEQPRVISANVGHAWDLPPNTFGAAYAKFMGSRNFSPDDRPPVRFMETDELAYVAMRAREVHDFWHTLFDLPTNLMGESALKVIEFQQMYLPMCLMSVIGGSVRFNEKQRKLFFQHYFPWAIRAGMQSTDLMCIYYEKHFHEDLEDVRRKWGITPAPAAPKQTQAAAASPGLVEKP; from the exons ATGGTCGAGTCCATTGTTAGAGTAGCTGAAATCTACTGCTTTCCAag GGATTTGAAGGAAAAGAGGGTAGCAGCCACCATGATCGGAGGCGCTCGTGTTCGGCTGAACCGGTGGCAGCAGGCGGCGGTGGCGGTTGGTTCGGCGGTGGGAGCATTGCTGGACCCAAGAAGAGCTGACCTGATAGCAGCTCTGGGGGAGACAACTGGGAAGCCGGCATTCGAAAGAGTTGTTCAGAGAATGAAGAGTAGCCCTGAAGGCAGA GCCATACTGTTGGAGCAACCCCGTGTAATATCTGCAAATGTGGGTCATGCATGGGATCTTCCGCCGAATACATTTGGTGCTGCCTATGCGAAGTTCATGGGATCTAGGAACTTCTCTCCAGATGATCGACCACCAGTGCGTTTCATGGAAACAGATGAACTTGCATATGTAGCCATGAGGGCTCGTGAGGTGCACGACTTCTGGCACACCTTGTTTGACCTTCCAACAAACTTGATGGGTGAGTCAGCACTCAAAGTAATAGAGTTTCAGCAAATGTACCTTCCCATGTGCTTGATGTCCGTTATAGGAGGCTCTGTGAGGTTCAATGAGAAGCAAAGAAAATTGTTCTTCCAGCACTACTTTCCTTGGGCCATTCGAGCTGGTATGCAGTCAACAGATCTCATGTGTATTTATTATGAGAAACACTTTCATGAGGATTTGGAGGATGTTCGGAGAAAGTGGGGTATAACTCCTGCTCCTGCTGCACCTAAACAAACCCAAGCAGCAGCAGCTTCACCTGGTCTAGTGGAGAAGCCATAA
- the LOC133708512 gene encoding cytochrome P450 78A5-like: MDSDPFRFFIPTMVQSSISGLEAFACALFFISVFALWLRPGGLAWALCKVRACNPIPGPPGYPIIGSLTIFTGSTPHRILAKLARSLKAEPLLSLSVGLTRFVISSNPETAKELLNSSAFANRPRNETAYELLFNRAMGFAPYGEYWRDLRRIAATHLFSPKRIAGSEGFRVEMGMKMVEEIRGLMVANGEVEAKKVLHFGSLNNVMKTVFGKCYEFGAEGSEGLELEGLVREGYELLGIFNWNNHFPFLGWLDFQGVRKRARGLVMKVEAFVGKIIEEHRVKRVRGDKFDEDCSGDFVDVLLDLEKDQKLSDSDMVAVLWEMIFRGTDTVAILLEWILARMVLHPEIQSKSQREIDSVVGSSRPVSGSDIPNLPYLQAIVKESFRVHPPGPLLSWARIAIHDVCVGQSFVPAGTTAMVNMWAITHDENVWSEPLKFKPERFMESSEDVNIMGSDLRLAPFGSGRRVCPGKALGLATVQLWLAQLLQSFNWVESDNAGVDLDECLKLSMEMKSPLVCKAVARVA; this comes from the exons ATGGATTCCGACCCTTTCCGTTTCTTCATACCCACGATGGTTCAGTCCTCCATTTCTGGCTTGGAGGCATTCGCTTGTGCTCTGTTTTTCATCTCCGTCTTTGCTCTCTGGCTCAGACCTGGTGGCCTCGCCTGGGCTCTCTGCAAGGTCCGAGCTTGTAACCCTATTCCCGGCCCACCCGGATACCCTATCATTGGTTCACTGACCATCTTCACCGGGTCTACACCTCACAGAATTCTGGCCAAGCTCGCCAGAAGCTTGAAGGCGGAGCCTTTGCTGTCTCTCTCGGTCGGTCTGACCCGGTTTGTGATCTCAAGTAACCCGGAGACAGCTAAAGAGCTCCTCAACAGTTCAGCTTTTGCTAATAGGCCCAGAAACGAAACGGCCTACGAGCTTCTGTTTAACAGAGCAATGGGGTTTGCACCCTACGGTGAGTACTGGAGGGATCTGAGGAGAATTGCAGCGACCCATTTGTTCAGTCCGAAGAGAATAGCTGGTTCtgaagggtttagggttgaaaTGGGGATGAAGATGGTGGAGGAGATTCGGGGTTTGATGGTTGCAAATGGAGAAGTTGAGGCTAAGAAGGTGCTTCATTTTGGGTCTCTGAACAATGTGATGAAGACGGTGTTTGGGAAATGCTATGAGTTTGGGGCGGAAGGCAGTGAGGGGCTTGAGCTTGAAGGGTTGGTGAGGGAAGGGTATGAGTTGCTTGGAATTTTCAACTGGAATAACCATTTTCCGTTTCTGGGGTGGTTGGATTTTCAGGGTGTGAGGAAGAGGGCTAGGGGTTTGGTTATGAAGGTGGAAGCTTTTGTGGGTAAGATCATTGAGGAACATAGAGTTAAGAGGGTTAGAGGTGATAAGTTTGACGAAGATTGCTCTGGGGATTTTGTTGATGTTCTTCTTGATTTGGAGAAAGATCAGAAGCTCAGTGATTCTGACATGGTTGCTGTTCTTTGG GAAATGATCTTCAGAGGAACTGACACAGTGGCTATTCTGTTAGAGTGGATTCTTGCAAGGATGGTTTTGCACCCTGAAATCCAATCCAAATCGCAAAGAGAAATAGACTCTGTTGTTGGCTCATCCAGGCCTGTTTCGGGCTCTGACATCCCCAACCTGCCTTACCTCCAAGCCATTGTCAAGGAGTCTTTCAGGGTTCACCCACCTGGTCCTCTCCTCTCATGGGCTCGCATTGCGATCCATGATGTCTGTGTGGGGCAGAGCTTCGTCCCAGCTGGGACTACAGCCATGGTGAACATGTGGGCAATCACTCACGATGAGAATGTCTGGTCTGAGCCGTTGAAGTTCAAGCCGGAGCGCTTCATGGAGTCGTCTGAGGATGTGAACATCATGGGGTCTGATCTGAGGTTGGCGCCTTTCGGCTCTGGAAGGAGGGTTTGCCCTGGAAAAGCTTTGGGTTTGGCCACTGTTCAGCTGTGGCTGGCTCAGTTGCTTCAGAGCTTCAACTGGGTTGAGTCTGATAATGCTGGTGTGGACTTGGATGAGTGTTTGAAGCTGTCTATGGAGATGAAGAGCCCATTGGTTTGTAAAGCTGTTGCTAGGGTTGCTTGA
- the LOC133708511 gene encoding serine/threonine-protein kinase 1 encodes MAFFFFISLTSNTHTLTHTQKMDPTGTPRRTRNIPPKPDLYSTVVVHGDDDSTSESDRDRRRGNQEPDPYATFVYKNNAHDEDDEDDSSLPPLLKRLPKDFGGGASLNYFDDEDDNGGDFGTVIVKSDRNRTTRRSSRDWGSRAAEAEDGDGGDAFSTFVMRPSERESSLTGTVRRTSGGSSTMSRAVASMQASGDGMGKQRKSSAASSQNEEARQNMKMSTSSIPESVTREDPTTKYELLNELGKGSYGAVYKARDLKTSELVAIKVISLSQGEEGYEEICGEIEMLQQCSHPNVVRYLGSYQGEEYLWIVMEYCGGGSVADLMNVTEDALEEYQIAYICREALKGLAYLHSIFKVHRDIKGGNILLTEQGDVKLGDFGVAAQLTRTMSKRNTFIGTPHWMAPEVIQESRYDGKVDVWALGVSAIEMAEGLPPRSAVHPMRVLFMISLEPAPMLEDKEKWSLVFHDFVAKCLTKEPRLRPTAAEMLKHKFIEKCKCGPSAMVPRIEKARQIRTSMALQAQNEAPDEQEDDTLGAPKVNEDYGDTVPSRPLGANEVTGSTLTKQHMSGIGEHAEEGNYGTVIIHGGDERDETGTRTQIFNSKEDSPASGLDPSTAGTVGKSSTVRVGDENNTSVGVRNTVTETKPAFSLSTFTSSEPNLRKCKSQPQVGSQSGGTVKNETFSRKAFAVQDKLWSIYAAGNTVPIPFLRATDISPIALLSDNVVGGMQRDHSGTGAIDALQELFTGDAQSKKGRRGQNEMPLPPSVYKRLFASPTLLNLTQALAYHKMCYEDMPLQELQATQEQQTIQNLCDTLRTILRL; translated from the exons atggccttcttcttctttatttctttaacatctaacacacacacacttaccCACACTCAGAAAATGGATCCGACCGGCACCCCTCGCCGGACCCGAAATATCCCGCCGAAACCCGACCTCTACTCCACCGTAGTCGTCCACGGCGACGACGATTCCACCTCCGAGTCCGACCGAGACCGGCGGCGCGGCAACCAGGAACCCGACCCGTACGCCACATTCGTATACAAGAACAATGCTCACGACGAAGACGACGAAGACGACTCCTCACTCCCTCCCCTCCTCAAACGCCTCCCCAAGGACTTCGGCGGCGGCGCCTCCCTCAACTACTTCGACGACGAGGACGACAACGGCGGCGATTTCGGCACCGTGATCGTCAAGAGCGACCGCAATCGGACCACCAGGAGGTCGTCACGTGACTGGGGGAGCCGAGCCGCGGAGGCGGAGGACGGTGACGGCGGAGATGCGTTCTCGACGTTTGTGATGAGGCCGAGTGAGAGAGAGTCGTCGCTGACCGGGACGGTGAGGAGGACCAGCGGCGGCAGTTCCACGATGAGCAGGGCGGTGGCGAGTATGCAGGCCTCCGGCGACGGGATGGGGAAGCAGAGGAAGAGCAGTGCCGCCTCGTCGCAAAACGAGGAGGCTCGCCAGAATATGAAAATGTCGACCAGTTCCATACCGGAAAGCGTCACCAGAGAAGATCCGACTACAAAGTACGAGTTGCTCAATGAGCTTG GGAAGGGGTCTTATGGTGCGGTTTATAAAGCTAGGGACTTAAAGACTTCCGAGCTGGTGGCAATTAAAGTCATTTCATTATCTCAAGGG GAGGAAGGGTATGAAGAGATTTGTGGTGAAATCGAGATGCTGCAGCAATGCAGTCATCCAAATGTCGTTCGGTACTTGGGGAGCTACCAAGGAGAAGAGTATCTTtgg ATTGTGATGGAGTACTGTGGTGGTGGAAGTGTTGCTGACTTAATGAATGTTACCGAGGATGCTTTGGAGGAGTATCAAATAGCTTACATTTGCAGGGAAGCATTGAAG GGCCTTGCTTATTTGCACTCAATTTTCAAGGTCCACAGAGATATTAAGGGTGGTAATATTCTGTTAACTGAACAAGGAGATGTCAAGTTGG GTGACTTTGGGGTTGCAGCACAGCTTACAAGGACCATGTCAAAGCGCAATACG TTCATTGGGACTCCACATTGGATGGCTCCAGAAGTTATTCAGGAAAGCCGCTATGATGGAAAG GTGGATGTATGGGCTCTTGGTGTTTCTGCAATTGAAATGGCTGAG GGACTTCCTCCAAGATCTGCGGTGCATCCAATGAGG GTTCTATTCATGATATCCCTTGAGCCAGCTCCGATGCTTGAGGATAAAGAAAAATG GTCTCTCGTGTTTCATGATTTTGTGGCGAAGTGCCTGACAAAAGAACCTCGGTTACGCCCTACTGCAGCTGAGATGTTGAAG CACAAATTCATCGAAAAATGCAAATGTGGTCCCTCTGCAATGGTGCCAAGGATTGAGAAGGCCAGGCAAATTAGGACCTCTATGGCTTTGCAAGCACAAAATGAAGCTCCAGATGAACAGGAAGACGAT ACACTTGGAGCTCCCAAAGTGAATGAAGATTATGGAGATACCGTTCCTTCAAGGCCTCTAGGGGCAAATGAAGTGACAGGCAGCACATTGACGAAGCAGCACATGTCTGGTATTGGGGAGCATGCAGAGGAAG GTAATTATGGCACCGTAATAATTCATGGTGGAGATGAAAGAGATGAGACTGGTACTCGGACACAAATTTTTAATTCCAAAGAAGATTCACCTGCCTCTGGACTTGACCCTTCCACTGCTGGTACAGTAGGTAAATCAAGCACAGTCAG GGTGGGAGACGAAAATAACACCTCAGTTGGAGTACGAAATACAGTTACAGAGACCAAACCAGCATTTTCTCTTTCAACCTTTACCTCTTCTGAGCCGAACTTGAGAAAATGCAAATCTCAACCACAGGTTGGAAGTCAAAGCGGTGGCACAGTGAAGAATGAAACTTTCAGCCGGAAAGCTTTTGCAGTGCAAGATAAG CTTTGGTCCATATATGCAGCTGGTAATACAGTGCCTATTCCATTTTTGAGGGCAACAGATATATCCCCCATTGCTCTCTTATCAGATAATGTTGTTGGAGGCATGCAACGAGATCATAGTGGAACTGGTGCTATAGATGCACTACAGGAGCTTTTTACTGGCGATGCACAGTCTAAAAAGGGACGAAGAGGGCAAAATGag ATGCCCCTTCCTCCAAGTGTTTACAAAAGACTCTTTGCAAGTCCAACTCTATTAAATCTCACACAAGCTTTAGCCTACCACAAGAT GTGCTATGAAGATATGCCTCTCCAAGAATTGCAAGCAACTCAGGAACAACAGACTATTCAAAATCTTTGCGATACACTAAGAACCATTCTTCGATTGTAG
- the LOC133711103 gene encoding glucan endo-1,3-beta-glucosidase 11-like: MLCFSSYLSMASFRRISAVFLLLCLLICLPHGVSSLGINYGQLGDNLLPPQQVVNLLTANNITKTRIYDTNPQILTAFANSNIELIVTVENEVLGELTNSEAGLQWVSSHIKPYFPATKITGIAVGNEIDATDLLPSLVPAMSSIQGALSQLGLDSHIKVSSPFSYSVIKESYPPSAGSFKSEVSSVMSQLLQFLSSTKAPFWINAYPYFAYKGNSKEIPLDYVLFSNAGSSAGVTDPTSNLHYDNMLYAQVDAVTYAISKLGFDGIEVRVAETGWPSKGDAGELGASLENAAIYNGNLLKRQLANEGTPLKPKLDVYIFALFNENKKPGPTSERNFGLFQPDGTSAYNLGFSATNSTNASSPSSLPEIDMTYSSSAKAATMGSLVYIFLGVLTFQFYMMI; encoded by the exons ATGCTTTGTTTTTCTAGTTATTTGTCAATGGCAAGTTTTAGAAGAATCAGTgctgtttttcttcttctgtgttTGCTGATTTGTTTACCACATGGAGTTTCATCACTTGGCATAAACTATGGCCAACTCGGTGACAATTTGCTGCCACCACAGCAAGTTGTGAACCTCCTAACCGCCAACAACATCACCAAAACAAGAATCTACGACACAAATCCACAAATATTAACTGCATTCGCCAATTCCAATATTGAGCTAATTGTGACAGTTGAAAATGAAGTGCTGGGAGAATTAACCAATTCTGAAGCAGGCCTTCAATGGGTTAGCTCACACATCAAGCCTTACTTTCCCGCAACCAAAATCACAGGCATTGCTGTAGGCAACGAGATTGATGCAACGGATTTGCTACCTAGCCTTGTACCAGCCATGTCCAGCATTCAAGGGGCACTTTCTCAGCTAGGCCTTGACTCACATATCAAGGTGTCATCGCCTTTTTCTTATTCGGTGATCAAAGAGTCTTATCCGCCTTCTGCTGGCAGTTTCAAAAGCGAGGTCTCCAGTGTAATGTCACAATTGTTACAGTTTCTGTCAAGCACAAAGGCACCATTTTGGATCAATGCATATCCTTACTTTGCATACAAGGGCAACTCGAAAGAAATTCCTCTAGACTATGTGCTTTTCAGTAATGCCGGTTCATCAGCAGGAGTGACTGACCCTACTAGCAATTTGCACTATGACAACATGTTGTATGCTCAAGTAGATGCAGTCACTTATGCCATTTCTAAATTGGGCTTCGATGGCATAGAGGTTAGGGTCGCAGAGACAGGGTGGCCATCAAAAGGGGATGCTGGTGAACTTGGTGCAAGTTTAGAGAATGCTGCTATATACAATGGGAACTTGTTGAAGAGGCAATTGGCCAACGAAGGTACACCTTTGAAGCCTAAGCTTGACGTCTACATTTTTGCTCTTTTCAACGAGAACAAGAAGCCTGGACCAACATCGGAGAGGAATTTTGGTCTATTTCAACCGGATGGAACTTCGGCTTACAATTTGGGCTT CTCGGCTACTAATTCAACTAATGCCTCATCCCCCTCGTCACTTCCTGAGATTGATATGACTTATTCCTCTAGTGCCAAGGCAGCAACAATGGGAAGCTTGGTGTACATTTTTCTTGGTGTATTGACCTTCCAATTTTATATGATGATCTAG